One Pseudomonas sp. AN-1 genomic region harbors:
- a CDS encoding TonB-dependent siderophore receptor yields MPFTPRAGLLLTLFASALPVHAATPLELDSLTIEDTWETADGPVQGYRAGRSASATRTDSAIEEIPQAISVIPAQVLADLDSTSVERALDFAGGVARQNNFGGLTLYEYSVRGFATSEFYKDGFSANRGYPSAPDAANIERIEVLKGPAASLYGRGDPGGTVNIVTKKPQAETFARLQTSAGSWDRYRTSLDANAPLDEAGNLLGRLNLAVEDNGSFRDHVDNSRQFVAPSLAWQLGADTRLLVEGEFSRSNVVFDRGIVAPNGRLGSVSRSTFLGEPSDGHIDNDNDQLQASLEHVLDDNWHLRLASHYKTGRIAGFASENQSLAADGRTLTRRFRERDTTWHDSISQLELHGRLDLAGIEHRLLIGGEYENFRKNERVTEIRPRSAIDIYQPVYGRPRPDGARSGSDFHERVTSQALNLQDQLDFGNGLHGLLGVRLERYEQTIDNRVSGNSTDQQQDAVTWRSGLLYQLTPQVGLFANASTSFKPNSGLDASGRAFDPEEGIGYESGVKLDLFDGRLGATLAAFHLTKENVLTADPADPSFSHAAGEARSQGIDLQFSGQLSDALRLIGAWAWIDAEVTKDSSLPSGSRLLGVPEHSASLLGVYEFRDGWLKGGDLGAALTHVGTRLGQSGSDFELPAYTTVDLLAHYPLGERARLGVNLNNVFDEKYYERSYSALWVAPGAPRNLTFNLTLDL; encoded by the coding sequence ATGCCGTTCACCCCACGCGCCGGACTGCTGCTGACACTGTTCGCCAGCGCCCTCCCCGTCCACGCCGCCACCCCACTGGAGCTTGACAGCCTGACGATCGAGGACACCTGGGAAACCGCCGACGGCCCGGTGCAGGGCTATCGCGCCGGCCGCTCGGCCAGCGCCACGCGCACCGACAGCGCCATCGAGGAAATCCCCCAGGCGATCAGCGTGATCCCCGCCCAGGTGCTTGCCGACCTCGACAGCACCAGCGTGGAGCGCGCCCTGGACTTCGCCGGCGGCGTCGCCCGGCAGAACAACTTCGGCGGTCTGACCCTGTACGAGTACAGCGTGCGCGGCTTCGCCACCTCGGAGTTCTACAAGGACGGCTTCAGCGCCAACCGCGGCTACCCCAGCGCCCCGGACGCCGCCAACATCGAGCGCATCGAAGTGCTCAAGGGGCCGGCCGCCAGCCTCTACGGCCGCGGCGACCCGGGCGGCACGGTGAACATCGTCACCAAGAAGCCACAGGCCGAAACCTTCGCCCGCCTGCAGACCAGCGCCGGCAGCTGGGATCGCTACCGCACCAGCCTGGACGCCAACGCGCCGCTGGACGAGGCCGGCAATCTGCTCGGCCGTCTCAACCTGGCGGTGGAGGACAACGGCAGCTTCCGCGATCACGTCGACAACAGCCGCCAGTTCGTCGCCCCCAGCCTGGCCTGGCAGCTCGGTGCCGACACCCGCCTGCTGGTCGAGGGCGAGTTCTCGCGCAGCAACGTGGTGTTCGACCGCGGCATCGTCGCGCCGAACGGCCGGCTGGGCAGCGTGTCGCGCTCGACCTTCCTCGGCGAGCCAAGCGACGGCCACATCGACAACGACAACGACCAGCTGCAGGCCAGCCTCGAACATGTGCTCGACGACAACTGGCACCTGCGCCTGGCCAGCCACTACAAGACCGGGCGCATCGCCGGCTTCGCCTCGGAGAACCAGTCCCTGGCCGCCGACGGCCGCACCCTGACCCGGCGCTTCCGCGAGCGCGACACCACCTGGCACGACAGCATCAGCCAGCTGGAGCTGCACGGCCGCCTGGATCTCGCCGGCATCGAGCACCGCCTGCTGATCGGCGGCGAGTACGAGAACTTCCGCAAGAACGAACGGGTTACCGAGATCCGCCCGCGCAGCGCCATCGACATCTACCAGCCGGTCTACGGCCGTCCGCGCCCGGATGGTGCCCGCTCGGGCAGCGACTTCCACGAACGGGTGACCAGCCAGGCCCTCAACCTGCAGGATCAGCTCGACTTCGGCAACGGCCTGCACGGCCTGCTCGGCGTGCGCCTGGAGCGCTACGAGCAGACCATCGACAACCGGGTCAGCGGCAACAGCACTGACCAGCAGCAGGATGCCGTCACCTGGCGCAGCGGCCTGCTCTATCAACTGACCCCGCAGGTCGGCCTGTTCGCCAACGCCTCGACCTCGTTCAAGCCCAACAGCGGGCTGGACGCCAGTGGCCGCGCCTTCGACCCCGAGGAGGGCATCGGCTACGAGAGCGGCGTCAAGCTGGACCTGTTCGACGGCCGCCTCGGCGCCACCCTGGCCGCCTTCCATCTGACCAAGGAGAACGTGCTGACCGCCGACCCGGCCGACCCGAGCTTCAGCCACGCCGCCGGCGAGGCGCGCAGCCAGGGCATCGACCTGCAGTTCAGCGGCCAGTTGAGCGATGCCCTGCGCCTGATCGGCGCCTGGGCCTGGATCGACGCCGAGGTCACCAAGGACAGCAGCCTGCCCAGCGGCAGCCGCCTGCTCGGCGTGCCCGAGCACAGCGCCAGCCTGCTCGGCGTCTACGAGTTCCGGGACGGCTGGCTCAAGGGCGGCGATCTCGGCGCGGCGCTCACCCACGTCGGCACCCGCCTCGGCCAGAGCGGCAGCGACTTCGAGCTGCCCGCCTACACCACCGTCGACCTGCTCGCCCACTACCCGCTCGGCGAACGCGCACGGCTGGGCGTCAACCTCAACAACGTCTTCGACGAGAAGTACTACGAGCGGTCCTACAGCGCCCTGTGGGTCGCCCCCGGCGCACCGCGCAACCTGACCTTCAACCTGACACTCGACCTCTGA
- a CDS encoding aldehyde dehydrogenase family protein: MSLVNVLPQVAAFLQRRHGCFIDGQWLVDDSPRSPVVNPATGERIAEVAEADEALLDRAVQSAHAAFRNGVWSGLRPADRERILLRFAALVEEHGEELAQLETLNQGKSINISRMLDVGASVEFMRYMAGWATKIEGQTLDVSIPVPQGARYTAFARREPVGVVAGIIPWNFPLMISLWKAMPALACGCTVVLKPASETPLSALRLVELAHEAGVPAGALNLVTGRGSRIGNALAGHPLVSKVSFTGSTEVGRGVGIAAMQNMTRFALELGGKNPMIVLADADLDKAVQGALLGGLLNQGQVCAAASRFYVQRSRYAEFVDKLGAAVASLPLGPGLDPDAAINPLVSRKQQQSVLEHIDRARAEGARVVTGGQAPALDGFYVQPTVLADVRQDMGIARDEVFGPVLAVLPFDDEDEAIAMANDSEYGLAASLWTNDLSKAMNLVPRIEAGTVWVNAHVLLDPNMPFGGVKQSGVGREFGRAAVEAYTEIKSVCIAH, from the coding sequence ATGAGTCTCGTCAACGTCCTGCCGCAGGTCGCGGCCTTCCTCCAGCGCCGCCACGGCTGCTTCATCGACGGCCAGTGGCTGGTCGACGACAGTCCGCGCAGCCCGGTGGTCAACCCGGCCACCGGCGAGCGCATCGCCGAGGTCGCCGAGGCCGACGAGGCGCTGCTCGACCGTGCCGTGCAGTCGGCGCACGCCGCGTTCAGGAACGGCGTGTGGTCCGGCCTGCGTCCGGCCGACCGCGAGCGCATCCTGCTGCGCTTCGCCGCGCTGGTCGAGGAACACGGCGAGGAGCTGGCGCAGCTAGAGACCCTCAACCAGGGCAAGTCGATCAACATCTCGCGCATGCTCGACGTCGGCGCCAGCGTCGAGTTCATGCGCTACATGGCCGGCTGGGCGACCAAGATCGAGGGCCAGACCCTCGACGTGTCCATCCCGGTGCCGCAGGGTGCGCGCTACACCGCCTTCGCCCGCCGCGAGCCGGTCGGCGTGGTGGCCGGCATCATCCCGTGGAACTTCCCGCTGATGATCAGCCTGTGGAAGGCCATGCCGGCGCTGGCCTGCGGCTGCACCGTGGTGCTCAAGCCGGCCAGCGAGACGCCGCTGTCGGCCCTGCGCCTGGTCGAGCTGGCCCATGAGGCCGGCGTGCCGGCCGGCGCGCTCAACCTGGTCACCGGCCGCGGCAGCCGCATCGGCAACGCCCTGGCCGGCCACCCGCTGGTCAGCAAGGTGTCGTTCACCGGCTCCACTGAGGTGGGCCGCGGCGTCGGCATCGCCGCCATGCAGAACATGACCCGCTTCGCCCTCGAGCTGGGCGGCAAGAACCCGATGATCGTGCTGGCCGACGCCGACCTCGACAAGGCGGTGCAGGGCGCGCTGCTCGGCGGCCTGCTCAACCAGGGCCAGGTGTGCGCCGCCGCCTCGCGCTTCTACGTGCAGCGCTCGCGCTACGCCGAGTTCGTCGACAAGCTGGGCGCCGCGGTGGCCAGCCTGCCGCTCGGTCCGGGCCTCGACCCCGACGCGGCGATCAACCCGCTGGTGTCGCGCAAGCAGCAGCAGAGCGTGCTCGAGCACATCGACAGGGCGCGCGCCGAGGGCGCCCGCGTGGTCACCGGCGGCCAGGCGCCGGCGCTCGACGGCTTCTACGTGCAGCCGACCGTGCTGGCCGACGTGCGCCAGGACATGGGCATCGCCCGCGACGAGGTGTTCGGCCCGGTGCTCGCGGTGCTGCCGTTCGACGACGAGGACGAGGCCATCGCCATGGCCAACGACAGCGAATACGGCCTGGCCGCCAGCCTGTGGACCAACGACCTGAGCAAGGCGATGAACCTGGTGCCGCGCATCGAGGCCGGCACCGTGTGGGTCAACGCCCACGTGCTGCTCGACCCCAACATGCCGTTCGGTGGGGTCAAGCAGTCCGGCGTCGGCCGCGAGTTCGGCCGCGCGGCGGTCGAGGCCTATACCGAGATCAAGTCGGTGTGCATCGCGCACTGA
- a CDS encoding DUF4198 domain-containing protein — protein sequence MPRTRHLLLATLLGSLIAGPVAAHGLWTEQRRGQIETIYGHGAEDNAFKAEKISGAWAFDRQGRPLAVEIQRLDDHARLKPAAAPAVLAVALDNGAWSQTPEKKWINAGRSQVPESVRSLHTWKYSLAIHEEGAQLPDLAPLKMVIVPERDPLSVGAGHRLPVRVLVDGKPAAGVKLIGDYRCAPDSVSAETDAEGRAEVTVRNEGLNVIAAEVSLPVKGDKDIEERGLFASLTFVGQAHHE from the coding sequence ATGCCCCGTACCCGCCACCTGCTGCTCGCCACCCTGCTCGGCAGCCTGATCGCCGGCCCCGTCGCCGCCCACGGCCTGTGGACCGAGCAGCGCCGCGGCCAGATCGAAACCATCTACGGCCACGGCGCCGAGGACAACGCCTTCAAGGCCGAGAAGATCAGCGGCGCCTGGGCCTTCGACCGCCAGGGTCGCCCGCTCGCCGTGGAGATCCAGCGCCTCGACGACCACGCCCGCCTCAAGCCCGCGGCCGCACCGGCGGTGCTCGCCGTGGCTCTGGACAACGGCGCCTGGTCGCAGACCCCGGAGAAGAAGTGGATCAATGCCGGGCGCAGCCAGGTGCCGGAATCGGTGCGCTCGCTGCACACCTGGAAGTACAGCCTGGCGATCCACGAGGAAGGCGCGCAGTTGCCGGACCTCGCCCCGCTGAAGATGGTCATCGTCCCCGAGCGCGACCCGCTCAGCGTCGGCGCCGGCCACAGGCTGCCGGTGCGCGTGCTGGTGGACGGCAAACCGGCCGCCGGCGTGAAGCTGATCGGCGACTATCGCTGCGCCCCGGACAGCGTCAGCGCGGAAACCGACGCCGAGGGTCGCGCCGAGGTGACGGTGCGCAACGAAGGCCTCAACGTCATCGCCGCCGAAGTCAGCCTGCCGGTGAAGGGCGACAAGGACATCGAGGAACGCGGCCTGTTCGCCTCGCTGACCTTCGTCGGCCAGGCCCATCACGAGTGA
- a CDS encoding sigma-54-dependent Fis family transcriptional regulator, producing MALSTRTTEDFIGASRRIRQTLRSGGRLPEGVLRAEIDASWRRSLDFGVSCDEPALASDAAPDAEQVLAVNRLLLDAATPQLDYLTRQLGDSGLIILGDSEARVLAIEGQTAQLARFGLHDLRVGSCWSEALRGTNALGTALVEARPTLIDCGEHYLDRLSQFSCTSVPIRDPQGGVVGVLDLTRVGLMAQPQDNLATLMLAASQIESRLFASLHPEQLVMAFHCRRQYLDSPWQGLLALDLDGTLLAANDQACALLELPRELLLGRRCAELLGGDSQHLLRRLQQGAPLSVQTARGEFCCRTLQLPAAAGAGLWSAARPTPARTGCLEALAGDDPRLARALRMARQGLAGGLPVLLLGETGTGKEVVAQALHQASARADKPFVAVNCAAIPEGLIESELFGYREGAFTGSRRGGMVGRLQQAHGGTLFLDEIGDMPLALQARLLRVLQERKVLPLGGGAEQDIDVAIVCATHRDLRTQVQDKGFREDLYYRINGISLRLPALRERDDLAALIERLLAKLGAPQVRLDADLTELFEQYDWPGNIRQLEMVLRAALAMREGDESLLGLDHLSDSLLDELTASTRQASSIRENELKLIRDTLDRHQGNVSAAAEALGISRATLYRKLKQLRGGPAC from the coding sequence ATGGCCCTGTCGACAAGAACAACAGAAGACTTCATCGGGGCTTCGCGCAGGATCCGCCAGACCTTGCGGTCCGGCGGGCGACTGCCCGAAGGCGTCCTGCGTGCCGAGATCGACGCCTCCTGGCGGCGCAGCCTCGACTTCGGCGTGAGCTGCGACGAGCCGGCGCTGGCCAGCGACGCCGCGCCCGACGCCGAGCAGGTGCTCGCCGTCAATCGCCTGCTGCTGGATGCCGCGACCCCGCAGCTTGACTACCTGACCCGCCAGCTCGGCGACAGCGGGCTGATCATCCTCGGCGACAGCGAGGCGCGCGTGCTGGCCATCGAGGGGCAGACCGCCCAACTGGCGCGCTTCGGCCTGCACGACCTGCGCGTCGGCAGCTGCTGGAGCGAGGCGCTGCGCGGCACCAACGCCCTCGGCACCGCGCTGGTCGAGGCGCGGCCGACGCTGATCGACTGCGGCGAGCACTACCTCGACCGCCTCAGCCAGTTCTCCTGCACCTCGGTGCCGATCCGCGACCCGCAGGGTGGCGTGGTCGGGGTGCTCGACCTGACCCGCGTCGGCCTGATGGCGCAGCCGCAGGACAACCTCGCCACCCTGATGCTGGCCGCCAGCCAGATCGAGAGCCGGCTGTTCGCCAGCCTGCATCCCGAGCAACTGGTGATGGCCTTCCACTGCCGCCGCCAGTACCTCGACTCGCCCTGGCAGGGCCTGCTGGCCCTCGACCTCGACGGCACGCTGCTGGCCGCCAACGACCAGGCCTGTGCGCTGCTCGAGCTGCCGCGCGAGCTGCTGCTCGGCCGGCGCTGCGCCGAGCTGCTCGGCGGCGACAGCCAGCACCTGCTGCGCCGCCTGCAGCAGGGCGCCCCGCTCAGCGTGCAGACCGCGCGCGGCGAGTTCTGCTGCCGCACCCTGCAGCTGCCGGCGGCCGCGGGCGCCGGCCTGTGGTCGGCGGCGCGGCCGACGCCGGCGCGCACCGGCTGCCTGGAAGCCCTGGCCGGCGACGATCCGCGCCTGGCCCGCGCCCTGCGCATGGCCCGCCAGGGCCTGGCCGGCGGCCTGCCGGTGCTGCTGCTGGGCGAAACCGGCACCGGCAAGGAGGTGGTCGCCCAGGCGCTGCACCAGGCCAGTGCACGGGCCGACAAGCCGTTCGTCGCGGTCAACTGCGCGGCCATCCCCGAGGGGCTGATCGAGTCCGAGCTGTTCGGCTACCGCGAGGGCGCCTTCACCGGCTCGCGCCGCGGCGGCATGGTCGGCCGCCTGCAGCAGGCCCACGGCGGCACCCTGTTCCTCGACGAGATCGGCGACATGCCGCTGGCCCTGCAGGCGCGCCTCTTGCGCGTGCTGCAGGAGCGCAAGGTGCTGCCGCTGGGCGGCGGCGCCGAGCAGGACATCGACGTGGCGATCGTCTGCGCCACCCACCGCGACCTGCGCACCCAGGTGCAGGACAAGGGCTTCCGCGAGGACCTCTACTACCGCATCAACGGCATCAGCCTGCGCCTGCCGGCGCTGCGCGAGCGCGACGACCTCGCCGCGCTGATCGAACGCCTGCTGGCCAAGCTCGGCGCGCCGCAGGTGCGCCTGGACGCCGACCTCACCGAACTGTTCGAGCAGTACGACTGGCCGGGCAACATCCGCCAGCTGGAGATGGTGCTGCGCGCCGCGCTGGCCATGCGCGAGGGCGACGAGAGCCTGCTCGGCCTCGACCACCTGAGCGACAGCCTGCTCGACGAGCTGACCGCCAGCACCCGCCAGGCCAGCAGCATCCGCGAGAACGAGCTGAAACTGATCCGCGACACCCTCGACCGTCACCAGGGCAACGTCTCCGCCGCAGCCGAGGCGCTGGGCATCAGCCGGGCGACCCTGTACCGCAAGCTCAAGCAGCTGCGCGGCGGACCGGCATGCTGA
- the paaY gene encoding phenylacetic acid degradation protein PaaY: MPCYRYAGVTPVVHPTAFVHPTAVLIGDVIVGPGCYVGPLASLRGDFGRIVLDEGANLQDTCVIHGFPESVTRVARNGHIGHGAVLHGCQIGEDAMVGMNAVVMDDAQIAPRSIVAACAFVKAGFACEEQSLVMGAPARVSRQLTDKEVRWKQAGTREYQVLAQRCREAMEECAPLAELEADRPSLPASEVKPKGAS; the protein is encoded by the coding sequence ATGCCCTGCTACCGTTACGCCGGGGTCACCCCGGTGGTCCATCCCACCGCCTTCGTCCATCCCACCGCCGTGCTGATCGGCGACGTGATCGTCGGTCCCGGCTGCTATGTCGGCCCGCTGGCCAGCCTGCGCGGCGACTTCGGCCGCATCGTCCTCGATGAGGGCGCCAACCTGCAGGACACCTGCGTGATCCACGGCTTCCCGGAGAGCGTTACCCGCGTCGCCCGCAACGGCCACATCGGCCACGGCGCGGTGCTGCACGGCTGCCAGATCGGCGAGGACGCCATGGTCGGCATGAACGCCGTGGTGATGGACGATGCGCAGATCGCGCCACGCTCGATCGTCGCCGCCTGCGCCTTCGTCAAGGCCGGCTTCGCCTGCGAGGAGCAGTCGCTGGTGATGGGCGCGCCGGCGCGGGTCAGCCGCCAGCTCACCGACAAGGAAGTGCGCTGGAAGCAGGCCGGCACCCGCGAGTACCAGGTACTGGCGCAGCGCTGCCGCGAGGCGATGGAGGAGTGCGCGCCGCTCGCCGAGCTGGAGGCCGACCGGCCGAGCCTGCCGGCCTCCGAGGTCAAGCCCAAGGGCGCATCCTGA
- the paaN gene encoding phenylacetic acid degradation protein PaaN, whose product MPATVSALDLFARHQPLLERATLAIASRDHWTPYPESQRPYGEEAAAAGPANFAALRDRHFELHCPVASTRVGGERSPYGFDLGITYDQPDLDALLSHLQAQLPSWRAAGPRAWIGVCLEILQRLNAQSFDIAHAAVHTTGQGLPMAFQAAGPHSQDRGLEAVAQAWKLLREVPDTARWTKPQGKLDPLVVDKRFHIVPRGIALVIACSTFPTWNTYPGLFASLATGNPVLVKAHPGAILPVAMTVRVAQEVLAEAGFDPALVSLVPDTADAPVAKQLALDPRVKVIDFTGSSAFGNWLEDNARQAQVFTEKSGLNSVVIDSVTDLKAVARNLAFSLSLYSGQMCTTPQAIYVPRGGIRTPEGVLGFDEVAQALATAVSKFLSDNERACAVLGCIQSEATLARIDACRALGEVLLDSEARVHPEYPAARVRTPLLLKVDASQREAYAEERFGPISFVIASDDTAHSLQLVRETLAEKGALTLAVYSTDEAVLAQAEELAQDVGVALSVNLDNGLFVNQSAAFSDFHGTGANPAANAALTDAAFVARRFVVVQSRRHVAVE is encoded by the coding sequence GTGCCCGCAACCGTCTCCGCACTCGACCTGTTCGCCCGCCACCAGCCGCTGCTCGAGCGCGCCACCCTGGCCATCGCCAGCCGCGACCACTGGACGCCCTATCCGGAAAGCCAGCGTCCCTACGGCGAGGAGGCCGCGGCTGCCGGCCCGGCCAACTTCGCCGCGCTGCGTGACCGCCATTTCGAGCTGCACTGCCCGGTGGCCTCGACCCGCGTCGGCGGCGAGCGCTCGCCCTACGGCTTCGACCTCGGCATCACCTACGACCAGCCGGACCTCGACGCCCTGCTGAGCCACCTGCAGGCGCAGCTGCCGAGCTGGCGCGCTGCCGGCCCCAGGGCGTGGATCGGCGTGTGCCTGGAGATCCTCCAGCGCCTCAACGCGCAGAGCTTCGACATCGCCCACGCCGCCGTGCACACCACCGGCCAGGGCCTGCCGATGGCCTTCCAGGCCGCCGGCCCGCATTCCCAGGACCGCGGCCTGGAGGCGGTGGCGCAGGCCTGGAAGCTGCTGCGCGAGGTGCCGGATACGGCGCGCTGGACCAAGCCGCAGGGCAAGCTCGACCCGCTGGTGGTGGACAAGCGCTTCCACATCGTGCCGCGCGGCATCGCCCTGGTGATCGCCTGCTCGACCTTCCCGACCTGGAACACCTATCCGGGCCTGTTCGCCAGCCTGGCCACCGGCAACCCGGTGCTGGTCAAGGCGCACCCCGGCGCCATCCTGCCGGTGGCGATGACCGTGCGCGTCGCCCAAGAGGTGCTCGCCGAGGCCGGCTTCGACCCGGCGCTGGTCAGCCTAGTGCCGGACACGGCCGATGCGCCGGTGGCCAAGCAGTTGGCCCTCGACCCGCGGGTCAAGGTGATCGACTTCACCGGCTCCAGCGCCTTCGGCAACTGGCTGGAGGATAACGCCCGCCAGGCCCAGGTGTTCACCGAGAAGTCCGGCCTCAACAGCGTGGTGATCGACAGCGTGACCGATCTGAAGGCGGTGGCGCGCAACCTGGCGTTCAGCCTCAGCCTGTACTCCGGGCAGATGTGCACCACCCCGCAGGCCATCTACGTGCCGCGCGGCGGCATCCGCACCCCGGAGGGCGTGCTCGGCTTCGATGAAGTCGCGCAGGCCCTGGCGACGGCGGTGAGCAAGTTCCTGTCCGACAACGAGCGCGCTTGCGCGGTGCTCGGCTGCATCCAGTCCGAGGCCACCCTGGCGCGCATCGACGCCTGCCGCGCACTGGGCGAGGTGCTGCTGGACAGCGAGGCGCGCGTGCATCCCGAGTACCCCGCGGCGCGCGTGCGCACCCCGCTGCTGCTCAAGGTCGACGCCAGCCAGCGCGAAGCCTATGCGGAGGAGCGCTTCGGCCCGATCAGCTTCGTCATCGCCAGCGACGACACCGCGCACAGCCTGCAGCTGGTGCGCGAGACCCTCGCCGAGAAGGGCGCGCTGACCCTGGCGGTGTACTCCACCGACGAGGCGGTGCTGGCGCAGGCCGAGGAGCTGGCGCAGGATGTCGGCGTGGCGCTGTCGGTCAACCTGGACAACGGCCTGTTCGTCAACCAGTCGGCAGCGTTCAGCGACTTCCACGGCACCGGCGCCAACCCGGCGGCCAATGCCGCGCTGACCGACGCGGCCTTCGTCGCGCGGCGCTTCGTGGTGGTGCAGAGCCGCCGCCACGTCGCCGTCGAATAA
- the feaR gene encoding transcriptional regulator FeaR, whose protein sequence is MNMKHMAVDQALDGWLQRVNELCGRFCAKALGEEFAGRIEQYQGGALRMSFNDIAHARLYRTERELATGEDKGYFAVFQLEGRAQMAQDTQRIVLAPGDITLIDAARPSEFEYGEGSRQLSLILPREVVERSLRFSSVRSCARIAAHTPVAVLAHGLVRESARQEGLSLAESEATLDALVNLLRPALAGGDSDDDPHARLFRRAQAFIERHICEAELCPELIAREIGVSLRGLYRLFARHQLVVAQYIRNRRLDLCAEALRHGGGELKLSALGYDFGFSDASYFSSAFKARFGVSPGEYRKRYQ, encoded by the coding sequence ATGAACATGAAGCACATGGCGGTGGACCAGGCGCTCGACGGCTGGCTGCAGCGCGTCAACGAGCTGTGCGGGCGCTTCTGCGCCAAGGCGCTGGGCGAGGAGTTCGCCGGGCGCATCGAGCAGTACCAGGGTGGCGCGCTGCGCATGTCGTTCAACGACATCGCCCACGCGCGCCTGTACCGTACCGAGCGCGAACTGGCCACCGGCGAGGACAAGGGCTACTTCGCGGTGTTCCAGCTCGAGGGCCGCGCGCAGATGGCCCAGGACACCCAGCGCATCGTCCTCGCCCCCGGCGACATCACCCTGATCGACGCCGCGCGGCCCAGCGAGTTCGAGTACGGCGAGGGTTCGCGCCAGCTCAGCCTGATCCTGCCGCGCGAGGTGGTCGAGCGCAGCCTACGCTTCTCCAGCGTGCGCAGCTGCGCGCGGATCGCCGCGCACACCCCGGTGGCGGTGCTGGCCCACGGCCTGGTGCGCGAATCGGCGCGCCAGGAGGGGCTGAGCCTGGCGGAGAGCGAGGCGACCCTCGACGCGCTGGTCAACCTGCTGCGCCCGGCGCTGGCCGGCGGCGACAGCGACGACGATCCGCATGCGCGGCTGTTCCGCCGCGCCCAGGCGTTCATCGAACGGCACATCTGCGAGGCCGAGCTGTGCCCCGAGCTGATCGCCCGCGAGATCGGCGTGTCGCTGCGCGGCCTGTACCGGCTGTTCGCCCGCCACCAGCTGGTGGTGGCGCAGTACATCCGCAACCGCCGCCTCGACCTGTGCGCCGAGGCGCTGCGCCATGGCGGCGGCGAACTCAAGCTGTCGGCGCTCGGCTACGACTTCGGCTTCTCCGACGCCAGCTACTTCTCCAGCGCCTTCAAGGCGCGCTTCGGGGTTTCCCCCGGCGAGTACCGCAAGCGCTACCAGTAG